One Paenibacillus thermoaerophilus genomic window carries:
- a CDS encoding sigma-70 family RNA polymerase sigma factor, with translation MSDSAPNLFRQIFELHYPSVRRKLVALVKDEAAAEDLAQEVFLKLYRHPPDHPGAIGGWLHRVLTRTAYDYLDRKTRERALIEKQEQHIQTLPDSHQDSEELVMRQADREQVLKWMEKLSERDREMLLLRYSGYSYSEIAERLKIRQTQVGTMLMRATERVRRHAMADAEANRL, from the coding sequence ATGAGCGATTCGGCGCCGAATCTGTTCAGGCAGATTTTCGAACTGCACTACCCGTCCGTCCGCCGCAAGCTGGTGGCGCTCGTGAAGGACGAAGCCGCCGCCGAGGACTTGGCGCAGGAAGTGTTCCTGAAGCTCTACCGCCATCCCCCCGATCATCCGGGCGCCATTGGCGGATGGCTGCACCGCGTGCTGACGCGAACCGCCTATGATTATCTCGACCGGAAAACCCGGGAACGAGCTCTGATAGAAAAACAGGAGCAGCATATCCAGACGTTGCCCGATTCCCATCAGGACAGCGAAGAGCTCGTCATGAGACAAGCCGACCGCGAACAAGTGCTGAAATGGATGGAAAAGCTGTCGGAACGCGACCGCGAGATGCTGCTGCTTCGCTACTCCGGATACAGCTATTCGGAGATCGCCGAACGGCTGAAAATCCGGCAGACCCAAGTCGGCACGATGCTGATGCGGGCGACCGAACGGGTGCGCCGCCACGCCATGGCCGACGCCGAGGCGAACCGGCTGTAA
- a CDS encoding YigZ family protein — protein sequence MTEEYRTVSREASDEIVIKKSRFIGFAGPAATEEEAAAFIERIKKEHWSATHNCSAYVVGPRGEYQRSSDDGEPSGTAGRPILEVIKHRGLTNVVVVVTRYFGGIMLGAGGLVRAYTDGAVIALNAAGPIRKALHRELIVDIDYTWYGKLENEIRNRGALVADTQFSDRVTVTLLPFAKEADSMAAWITDLTQGQASITMGESRYLDHPI from the coding sequence GTGACGGAAGAATACCGCACGGTCAGCCGGGAAGCATCGGACGAAATCGTCATTAAGAAATCGCGGTTTATCGGATTTGCCGGACCGGCGGCGACCGAGGAGGAAGCGGCGGCCTTTATCGAACGCATCAAAAAGGAGCATTGGTCGGCCACGCATAATTGCTCGGCTTACGTCGTGGGCCCCCGAGGCGAATACCAGAGGTCGTCGGACGACGGGGAACCGAGCGGCACGGCGGGACGGCCGATCCTCGAAGTGATCAAGCATCGCGGGCTGACCAACGTGGTTGTGGTCGTCACGCGTTATTTCGGCGGCATTATGCTCGGAGCGGGCGGGCTCGTCCGCGCGTATACGGACGGGGCGGTCATCGCCCTCAACGCGGCGGGGCCGATCCGCAAGGCGCTTCACCGTGAACTGATCGTCGATATCGACTACACGTGGTACGGCAAGCTGGAGAACGAGATCCGCAACCGCGGGGCGCTTGTGGCGGATACGCAGTTTTCGGATCGGGTCACGGTTACGCTGCTTCCGTTTGCGAAGGAAGCCGACTCGATGGCGGCGTGGATCACCGACCTGACGCAGGGACAAGCGTCGATCACGATGGGCGAATCCCGCTATCTGGATCATCCGATCTGA
- the nrdF gene encoding class 1b ribonucleoside-diphosphate reductase subunit beta, with amino-acid sequence MRAVNWNRPDDDFTTSFWNQNLMQFWTDEEIPLSDDKMSWITLSPAERETYMNVLGGLTLLDTVQGGVGMPKILEHVEGLQRKAVLGFMGMMEQIHAKSYSSIFTTLATTEQIDRVFRWVEENPYLQRKAEWISACYTSIDSPRSLYRAMAASVLLESYLFYSGFFYPLYLAGQGKMTASGEIIDLILRDESIHGLYVGVLAQEVLAKLPADEQEAAVAEVFELLERLHANEEAYTNELYAAIGLVDEVQKFVRYNANKALMNLGLPTKFPEEDINPIVLNGLSTRTKQHDFFSKKGNGYIRTLNVEPLRDEDFVFDGV; translated from the coding sequence ATACGAGCGGTGAACTGGAACCGGCCGGACGACGACTTCACGACGTCGTTCTGGAACCAGAACCTGATGCAGTTTTGGACGGATGAGGAAATTCCGTTGTCCGACGACAAGATGTCGTGGATCACGCTGTCTCCCGCGGAACGCGAGACGTATATGAACGTGCTTGGCGGCTTGACGCTGCTCGATACCGTGCAAGGCGGCGTCGGCATGCCGAAGATTCTGGAGCATGTCGAAGGCTTGCAGCGCAAAGCGGTGCTGGGCTTTATGGGCATGATGGAGCAGATCCACGCCAAGTCGTACAGCAGCATCTTCACGACGCTGGCGACGACCGAGCAGATCGACCGCGTATTCCGCTGGGTGGAGGAAAATCCGTATCTGCAGCGCAAGGCGGAGTGGATCTCGGCCTGCTATACGTCGATCGACTCGCCGCGTTCGTTGTACCGGGCGATGGCCGCATCCGTCCTTCTGGAGAGCTACTTGTTCTACAGCGGGTTCTTCTATCCGCTGTATCTGGCCGGCCAAGGCAAGATGACGGCCAGCGGGGAGATTATCGACCTGATCCTGCGCGACGAGAGCATCCACGGCTTGTACGTGGGCGTGCTGGCGCAAGAAGTGCTGGCGAAGCTGCCGGCCGACGAGCAGGAGGCTGCCGTCGCGGAGGTGTTCGAGCTGCTGGAACGGCTGCATGCGAACGAGGAGGCGTATACGAACGAACTGTACGCGGCGATCGGACTCGTCGACGAAGTGCAGAAGTTCGTGCGCTACAACGCCAACAAGGCGCTTATGAACCTCGGCCTGCCGACCAAATTCCCGGAAGAGGATATCAACCCGATCGTGCTCAACGGACTCAGCACGCGCACGAAGCAGCACGACTTCTTCTCCAAAAAAGGCAACGGCTACATCCGCACGCTGAACGTGGAGCCGCTGCGCGACGAGGACTTCGTGTTCGACGGCGTGTGA
- a CDS encoding right-handed parallel beta-helix repeat-containing protein has translation MVVSDGGTGSSPTPSPSASPTPTASPTPTPTPSASPTPTPPPVSGAIYVAPNGSPGNPGTINSPKDLRSAITSVAPGGTIYMRGGTYSFSSTVLIERNNSGASGQRKSIVAYGSEKPVLDFSAQAFGDANRGLQINGHYWLVKGLEVKGAGDNGIFIGGDYNRIENVEVHHNRDSGLQISRYSSSVSSSEWPKYNEIINVYSHDNFDPDNGEDADGFAAKLTVGPGNVFDGCIAAYNVDDGWDLYTKSDTGAISPVTIRNSISHHNGSTSDGTSTTDSDGNGFKLGGEDIPVNHIVQNNIAFQNKKHGFTYNRNTGSITMKNNTAWDNGKGGNGSNFAFDSGTHQFSNNLSFSGASSDKTSGTDIQSTNVWWKNNQSVNAKGLVASSGDFVSLTPTVSRNSNGAPVLGNFLKLVSGSDLKGAGTPSGTDIGAIFN, from the coding sequence GTGGTCGTCTCGGACGGCGGTACGGGCTCCAGTCCAACTCCGAGCCCAAGCGCATCCCCGACGCCAACCGCTTCGCCGACGCCTACGCCGACGCCAAGCGCATCGCCCACCCCGACGCCTCCGCCCGTAAGCGGAGCGATCTATGTGGCTCCGAACGGATCGCCCGGCAATCCCGGCACGATCAATAGCCCCAAGGACCTTAGATCTGCGATTACCAGCGTGGCTCCCGGCGGCACGATCTATATGCGCGGGGGAACCTACTCGTTCTCCAGCACGGTGCTGATCGAGCGTAATAACAGCGGCGCATCCGGCCAGCGCAAAAGCATCGTCGCATACGGCAGCGAAAAGCCGGTGCTGGATTTCTCCGCCCAAGCGTTCGGCGACGCCAACCGCGGCCTGCAAATCAACGGCCACTACTGGCTCGTCAAAGGCCTTGAAGTGAAAGGGGCCGGGGACAACGGCATCTTTATCGGTGGCGACTACAACCGGATCGAGAATGTCGAGGTTCACCACAACCGCGACTCCGGCCTGCAAATCAGCCGGTACTCCTCCTCCGTCTCGTCGAGCGAATGGCCGAAATACAACGAAATCATCAACGTATACTCCCACGACAACTTCGACCCCGACAACGGCGAAGACGCCGACGGGTTCGCCGCCAAGCTGACGGTCGGACCGGGCAACGTGTTCGACGGCTGCATCGCGGCGTACAATGTGGACGACGGCTGGGATCTGTACACCAAATCCGATACCGGCGCGATCAGCCCCGTCACGATCCGCAACAGTATCTCGCATCACAACGGAAGCACGTCGGACGGAACGTCCACCACGGACAGCGACGGCAACGGCTTCAAGCTGGGCGGCGAAGACATCCCGGTCAATCATATCGTGCAGAACAACATCGCCTTCCAGAACAAAAAACACGGGTTCACCTACAACCGGAACACCGGTTCCATCACGATGAAGAACAACACGGCCTGGGATAACGGCAAGGGCGGCAACGGCAGCAACTTCGCGTTCGATTCCGGCACGCACCAATTCAGCAACAACCTGTCGTTCAGCGGAGCTTCCAGCGACAAAACGAGCGGCACGGACATCCAAAGCACCAACGTCTGGTGGAAAAACAACCAGAGCGTCAACGCCAAAGGACTCGTCGCTTCCTCCGGCGATTTCGTCAGCCTGACTCCGACCGTCTCGCGCAACTCGAACGGAGCGCCTGTCCTCGGCAATTTCCTGAAGCTCGTCTCCGGCAGCGATCTGAAGGGCGCGGGCACGCCAAGCGGGACCGATATCGGCGCGATCTTCAATTAA
- a CDS encoding NAD(P)-dependent oxidoreductase, producing MKTIGFIGLGTMGLPMAANLLKKGFGVFVWNRTASKADELVPLGARKAESPAHAAREADVVVTMLSDDATVLDVYEGEDGVLAGLRAGTAVFDSSTVSPDTSRRLHAACRERGASFIDAPVTGSKPAAESGTLLFMAGGDRSVLEANEDVLLAMGRRIVYMGESGAGSYAKLAHNTIVGINAIGLIEGMSIAAKAGIDARSFLEVVQSGGAASKQADLKGLKIIERDFSNQFSGKLMLKDLRLAVQLIGELGVTAPMLDLARAQFERGVQAGWGDEDLCALVRWYEDQMDMVIGEDRR from the coding sequence ATGAAAACAATCGGATTTATCGGACTGGGCACGATGGGGCTGCCGATGGCGGCCAACCTGCTGAAAAAAGGATTCGGCGTTTTCGTCTGGAACCGCACGGCGTCCAAGGCGGACGAGCTCGTGCCGCTCGGCGCGCGCAAGGCGGAATCGCCGGCGCACGCGGCGCGCGAAGCCGACGTGGTGGTCACGATGCTCAGCGACGACGCGACGGTGCTGGACGTATACGAAGGCGAGGACGGCGTGCTGGCCGGACTGCGCGCCGGTACGGCCGTGTTCGACTCCAGCACGGTCTCCCCGGACACGAGCCGGCGTCTGCACGCGGCGTGCCGGGAACGCGGCGCTTCCTTTATCGACGCGCCCGTGACGGGCAGCAAGCCGGCGGCCGAGAGCGGCACGCTGCTGTTCATGGCGGGCGGCGACCGCTCCGTGCTGGAGGCGAACGAGGACGTCCTGCTCGCGATGGGACGGCGCATCGTCTACATGGGCGAATCGGGCGCAGGCTCGTACGCCAAGCTTGCGCACAACACGATCGTCGGCATTAACGCGATCGGCTTGATCGAAGGCATGTCGATCGCCGCCAAGGCGGGTATCGACGCCCGCTCCTTCCTCGAAGTCGTGCAGAGCGGCGGCGCGGCGAGCAAGCAGGCCGACCTGAAAGGGCTGAAAATTATCGAGCGCGACTTCAGCAACCAGTTCTCCGGCAAGCTGATGCTGAAGGATCTTCGTCTGGCGGTGCAGCTGATCGGCGAGCTCGGCGTGACCGCCCCGATGCTCGACCTGGCGCGCGCCCAGTTTGAACGCGGCGTTCAGGCCGGCTGGGGCGACGAGGACTTGTGCGCGCTTGTGCGCTGGTACGAGGACCAGATGGACATGGTCATCGGCGAAGACCGGCGGTGA
- a CDS encoding DUF4383 domain-containing protein, translating into MAKLAARVIGAFFLMLGIVGLFTEHAFGMHFDWLHTTMHLLIGGWGLWASVQESASQSFNRLLGVFVLALGALGFFTGNLFGLMHLEMVENLIHLAVGAAATYVGFVLTPTATVRKTRSGRVLQ; encoded by the coding sequence ATGGCCAAATTGGCCGCAAGGGTGATTGGCGCGTTTTTTCTGATGCTGGGAATCGTCGGTCTGTTTACCGAGCACGCCTTCGGCATGCATTTCGATTGGCTGCACACCACGATGCATCTGCTGATCGGCGGCTGGGGACTGTGGGCGTCCGTGCAAGAGTCCGCCTCGCAGTCCTTTAACCGTCTGCTCGGCGTTTTCGTGTTGGCGCTCGGGGCGCTCGGGTTTTTCACGGGCAACTTGTTCGGCCTCATGCATCTGGAGATGGTGGAAAACCTGATTCACCTCGCGGTCGGAGCCGCGGCGACGTATGTCGGATTCGTCCTGACGCCGACGGCGACGGTTCGGAAGACGCGGTCGGGCCGCGTGCTTCAATAA
- a CDS encoding ABC transporter ATP-binding protein, whose protein sequence is MTAAQAAIRTDGLTKDYGDRRGCRNVTLTVQAGEAFGFLGPNGAGKSTLVKMLVGLISPTAGSAELFGHPAGSVEARRRIGYLPELFRYPEWLTGVEALRFHARLCGLDNQTAERRIAELLDEVGIGRRGYDRIKKYSKGMQQRLGLACALIGNPDLVFLDEPASALDPVGRHEVREILKRLKERGTTIFLNSHLLEDVEQICDRMALLNNGQVLAEGPIADLLRERSRWHVRVGGYSPVVAEWLSLAVDAPLRVRPDLPLPPGSDSVWLEAELENEEQIGRLHYLIVEQGLTLYEARRADSGLEQWFLQAVSGLEHRGEGTRT, encoded by the coding sequence ATGACAGCGGCGCAGGCGGCTATCCGCACCGACGGACTGACCAAAGACTACGGAGACCGGCGGGGCTGCCGAAACGTTACGCTGACCGTGCAAGCCGGGGAAGCCTTTGGCTTCCTCGGCCCGAACGGGGCGGGCAAAAGCACGCTGGTCAAAATGCTTGTCGGCCTGATCTCGCCGACCGCCGGGTCGGCGGAGCTGTTCGGCCACCCCGCCGGATCGGTGGAGGCACGGCGGCGAATCGGTTATCTCCCCGAGCTGTTCCGGTATCCGGAATGGCTCACCGGCGTGGAGGCGCTCCGGTTTCACGCAAGGCTCTGCGGACTGGACAATCAAACCGCCGAACGGCGGATCGCGGAGCTGCTGGACGAAGTCGGCATCGGGCGCCGGGGTTACGACCGGATCAAAAAGTATTCCAAAGGCATGCAGCAGCGGCTCGGACTGGCCTGCGCCCTGATCGGCAATCCGGATCTCGTCTTCCTGGACGAGCCGGCTTCGGCGCTCGACCCCGTCGGCCGGCACGAGGTTCGGGAAATATTGAAGCGGCTCAAGGAGCGGGGCACGACGATATTCCTGAACTCCCATCTGCTCGAAGACGTCGAGCAGATATGCGACCGGATGGCGCTGCTGAACAACGGCCAGGTGCTCGCCGAAGGGCCGATCGCGGACCTGTTGCGCGAACGGTCGCGCTGGCACGTCCGCGTCGGCGGTTATTCGCCGGTTGTCGCGGAATGGCTGTCGCTGGCGGTCGACGCTCCCTTGCGCGTTCGGCCGGACCTGCCGCTGCCGCCCGGCAGCGACAGCGTCTGGCTGGAGGCGGAGCTGGAGAACGAGGAGCAGATCGGAAGGCTGCATTATTTGATCGTGGAGCAAGGGTTGACCTTGTACGAAGCCCGCCGCGCCGATTCCGGATTGGAGCAATGGTTCCTGCAGGCCGTCTCCGGCCTGGAGCACCGGGGGGAGGGGACGCGAACATGA
- a CDS encoding glucose-6-phosphate isomerase: MSEKLKFDYSRALPFVGQHEIDNLAAAVKLAHEQLHEGTGAGSDYLGWINLPHDYDKDEFDRIKAAAARIQSDSDVLIVIGIGGSYLGARAAIEMLQHSFYNLLPKSVRKTPEIYFVGQNISSTYVAHLLQLIEGKDISVNVISKSGTTTEPAIAFRTFRELLEKKYGKEGARKRIYATTDASKGALKKLANEEGYESFVIPDDVGGRYSVLTAVGLLPIAVAGIDIDAMMKGAADAATDLANPNLSENQAYQYAAVRNALYRKGKTIEILVNYEPSLHYVSEWWKQLFGESEGKDFKGIYPASVDFSTDLHSMGQFIQEGNRILFETVLQVDKVAEHITIGHDPADLDGLNFLAGKTMDFVNKKAFEGTMLAHTDGQVPNLIVTLPEISPYHFGYMVYFFEKACGVSGYLLGVNPFDQPGVEAYKKNMFALLGKPGYEAQKAELEARLGR; encoded by the coding sequence ATGAGCGAGAAATTGAAATTCGACTACAGCCGCGCGCTGCCGTTCGTCGGACAGCATGAGATCGACAACCTGGCCGCCGCGGTCAAACTGGCGCACGAGCAACTGCATGAAGGCACCGGCGCGGGATCGGACTATCTCGGATGGATCAACCTGCCGCACGATTACGATAAAGACGAATTCGACCGCATCAAAGCGGCGGCCGCCCGCATCCAGAGCGACTCGGACGTGCTGATCGTCATCGGCATCGGCGGTTCGTATCTGGGCGCGCGCGCCGCGATCGAAATGCTGCAGCATTCGTTCTACAACCTGCTGCCGAAAAGCGTCCGCAAGACGCCGGAGATTTATTTCGTCGGGCAAAACATCAGCTCCACCTATGTCGCGCACCTGCTGCAACTGATCGAAGGCAAAGACATCTCCGTCAACGTTATCTCCAAATCCGGCACGACGACGGAGCCGGCGATCGCGTTCCGAACTTTCCGCGAACTGCTGGAGAAGAAATACGGCAAGGAAGGCGCCCGCAAACGCATCTACGCGACGACGGACGCGTCGAAAGGCGCGCTGAAAAAGCTCGCGAACGAAGAGGGCTACGAGTCGTTCGTCATTCCGGACGACGTGGGCGGACGTTACTCCGTGCTGACGGCCGTTGGCCTGCTGCCGATCGCGGTGGCCGGCATCGACATCGACGCGATGATGAAGGGCGCGGCCGACGCGGCGACGGATCTGGCCAACCCGAACCTCAGCGAGAACCAGGCTTATCAATATGCCGCGGTGCGCAACGCGTTGTACCGCAAAGGCAAAACGATCGAAATTCTCGTCAACTACGAGCCTTCCCTGCATTACGTGTCGGAATGGTGGAAGCAACTGTTCGGCGAAAGCGAAGGCAAAGACTTCAAAGGCATTTATCCGGCTTCCGTCGATTTCTCGACCGACCTGCACTCGATGGGCCAATTCATTCAGGAAGGCAACCGCATCCTGTTCGAGACCGTGCTGCAAGTGGACAAGGTCGCCGAGCATATCACGATCGGCCACGATCCGGCGGATCTGGACGGCCTGAACTTCCTCGCCGGCAAGACGATGGATTTCGTCAACAAGAAGGCGTTCGAAGGCACGATGCTCGCGCACACGGACGGACAAGTGCCGAACCTGATCGTGACGCTTCCGGAAATTTCGCCTTACCATTTCGGATACATGGTTTACTTCTTCGAAAAAGCGTGCGGCGTAAGCGGCTACCTGCTGGGCGTCAATCCGTTCGACCAGCCGGGCGTCGAAGCCTACAAGAAAAACATGTTCGCTCTGCTCGGCAAACCGGGCTACGAGGCGCAAAAAGCGGAGCTTGAGGCTCGTCTGGGCCGATAA
- a CDS encoding secondary thiamine-phosphate synthase enzyme YjbQ, with protein MNLITFQLRTRQRDEIVDLTAKVADAIRQSGVTDGLAVVYCPHTTAGIAINENADPDVKRDVLRRLNELYPWDHPHDRHAEGNTAAHLKAMTVGSSQTVIVSGGRPLLGTWQGVYFCEFDGPRERKVWVKIIGDSRS; from the coding sequence ATGAATCTGATTACCTTTCAACTGCGCACCCGCCAGCGGGATGAAATTGTCGATTTGACGGCGAAGGTCGCCGACGCGATCCGCCAATCCGGAGTGACGGACGGGCTCGCGGTCGTCTACTGCCCGCACACGACGGCCGGCATCGCCATCAACGAAAACGCCGACCCCGACGTGAAACGGGACGTGCTCCGGCGGCTGAACGAGCTGTATCCGTGGGATCACCCGCACGACCGCCATGCGGAAGGGAACACCGCCGCCCACCTCAAGGCGATGACGGTCGGTTCCTCGCAGACGGTGATCGTCAGCGGAGGCCGGCCCTTGCTCGGCACGTGGCAGGGGGTCTATTTCTGCGAATTCGACGGCCCCCGGGAACGCAAGGTATGGGTGAAAATCATCGGAGATTCCCGCTCCTGA
- a CDS encoding ABC transporter permease subunit — translation MKAVWALTWTEMIRKRVTFMTLAMTALFGIAFWFISDAIIGDPDYREQDSLQSLLHQYTDGAMLLALGFFFGAFAVAFLAIFSSISAVTGEAEHGVLQSVLARPLPRWRWYLGRWLGFTVFGLLYAGLLYALIVLIVAYRTGVSLDGLTIFKSYLLFGSVVPLLVTVTMLGSIWLSPLGNGIGMTMLFAMSWLGGMIEKLLGSELLRNEAMRPLQTISGLISLAMPADALQQRMLAELLSLSDFQQLTNLNNHLGPFALASIPSDSFLIYAAAYTLVLMAAGIWAIRKRDF, via the coding sequence ATGAAAGCGGTATGGGCTCTCACCTGGACCGAGATGATCCGCAAGCGCGTCACCTTCATGACCTTGGCGATGACCGCCTTGTTCGGCATCGCTTTCTGGTTTATCTCCGATGCGATCATCGGCGATCCGGACTACCGGGAGCAGGATTCGCTCCAATCGCTGCTGCACCAGTACACCGACGGGGCGATGCTGCTCGCGCTCGGCTTTTTCTTCGGAGCGTTCGCCGTCGCATTCCTCGCGATCTTCAGCTCCATCTCCGCGGTCACCGGCGAAGCGGAGCACGGCGTGCTGCAATCGGTGCTGGCGCGTCCGCTCCCGCGATGGAGATGGTATCTGGGCCGCTGGCTCGGCTTCACCGTATTCGGACTGCTGTACGCCGGGCTGCTGTATGCCCTTATCGTGCTGATCGTCGCCTACCGGACGGGCGTCTCGCTGGACGGACTCACGATCTTCAAGAGTTATCTGCTGTTCGGCTCCGTCGTCCCGCTGCTGGTGACCGTCACCATGCTTGGTTCGATCTGGCTGAGCCCGCTCGGCAACGGCATCGGCATGACGATGCTGTTCGCGATGAGCTGGCTCGGCGGCATGATCGAGAAGCTGCTCGGCAGCGAGCTTCTGCGCAACGAGGCGATGCGGCCGCTGCAAACGATATCCGGATTGATATCGCTGGCGATGCCGGCCGACGCGCTGCAGCAGCGGATGCTGGCGGAGCTGCTGTCGCTGAGCGATTTTCAGCAGCTCACGAACCTGAACAACCATTTGGGCCCCTTTGCGCTGGCGAGCATTCCGTCCGACTCGTTCCTGATCTACGCCGCCGCATATACGCTGGTCCTGATGGCGGCCGGGATTTGGGCGATACGAAAACGCGATTTCTAA
- the nrdE gene encoding class 1b ribonucleoside-diphosphate reductase subunit alpha — protein MRHIELNNMIMQRDADGFFQLDKDREAVEVYMEEVRSKTLTFSSFLEQVDYMIENDYYENVYEKYTREQVAEVFELAHSIPFSFASYMAASKFYTDYAMRTNDRTRFLERYQDRVAIVALHLGAGNIDLAKRLAVSMMEQRLQPATPTFLNAGKSRRGEMVSCFLLEMDDSLNSINYVLGTCMQLSKIGGGVAVNLSKLRGRGEPIKGVEGAAKGIMPVMKLLEDAFSYADQMGQRKGSGAAYYNIFGWDVEEFLDCKKINADEKTRIKTLSIGLIVPNVFYRLAEENKPHVVFGPYSVYREYGKHLDDLDIDEMYDELLANPNIRKKTVMSARDMLVKIAMIQLESGYPYIMNKTNANKAHALRAIGSVKMSNLCTEIFQLQETSEIGDYGEPDIIRRDISCNLASLNIANVMEKKAIRSSVHDGMEGLTAVSDGTSISNAPGVRKANAELHSVGLGAMNLNGYLAKNGILYESEEAKDFVRAFFMAMNFHSIEKSMEIARDRGVTFKGFELSDYANGSYFDKYLENDYRPRTEKVRKLFEGIELPGPAEWAALKEQVQKHGLYHAYRLAIAPTQSISYIQNATSSVMPIVEKIETRTYANSTTYYPMPFLSKENFFYYKSAYQIDQFKVIDLIAEIQEHVDQGISTVLHVNSDITTRQLARYYLYAARKGLKSLYYTRTNRLSVEECISCAV, from the coding sequence TTGCGTCACATTGAACTGAATAACATGATCATGCAGAGGGATGCGGACGGCTTTTTCCAACTGGACAAGGACCGGGAAGCCGTCGAAGTATATATGGAGGAAGTCCGGAGCAAGACGCTGACGTTCTCCAGCTTCCTTGAACAAGTCGACTATATGATCGAAAACGATTATTACGAGAATGTCTACGAGAAGTATACACGGGAGCAAGTCGCCGAGGTGTTCGAGCTGGCGCACAGCATCCCGTTTTCTTTCGCCTCTTATATGGCGGCGTCGAAATTTTACACCGACTACGCGATGCGTACGAACGACCGCACCCGGTTTCTGGAGCGTTATCAGGACCGCGTCGCGATCGTCGCGCTGCATCTCGGCGCGGGCAATATCGATCTCGCCAAGCGGCTTGCGGTATCCATGATGGAGCAGCGGCTGCAGCCGGCGACCCCGACGTTCCTCAACGCGGGCAAGAGCCGCCGCGGCGAGATGGTGTCCTGCTTCCTGCTGGAGATGGACGACTCGCTGAACTCGATCAACTACGTGCTCGGCACCTGCATGCAGTTGTCCAAAATCGGCGGCGGCGTGGCGGTCAACCTGTCCAAGCTGCGCGGACGCGGCGAGCCGATCAAGGGCGTCGAAGGCGCCGCCAAAGGCATCATGCCGGTCATGAAGCTGCTGGAGGACGCGTTCTCCTACGCCGACCAGATGGGCCAGCGCAAAGGCTCCGGCGCCGCGTACTACAATATTTTCGGCTGGGACGTCGAGGAGTTCCTCGATTGCAAAAAGATCAACGCTGACGAAAAAACGCGCATCAAAACGCTGTCCATCGGCCTGATCGTCCCGAATGTGTTCTACCGTCTGGCGGAGGAGAACAAGCCGCACGTCGTCTTCGGCCCGTACTCCGTCTACCGCGAATACGGCAAGCATCTGGACGATCTCGACATCGACGAGATGTACGACGAGCTGCTCGCCAACCCGAACATCCGCAAGAAAACGGTCATGAGCGCGCGCGACATGCTGGTGAAGATCGCCATGATCCAGCTCGAATCGGGTTACCCGTACATCATGAACAAGACGAATGCCAACAAGGCGCACGCCCTGCGCGCCATCGGCTCGGTGAAAATGTCCAACCTGTGCACGGAGATCTTCCAGCTGCAGGAGACGTCCGAGATCGGCGACTACGGCGAGCCGGACATTATCCGCCGCGATATCAGCTGCAATCTGGCGTCGCTCAACATCGCCAACGTCATGGAGAAAAAGGCGATCCGCAGTTCGGTGCACGACGGCATGGAAGGGCTGACCGCGGTCAGCGACGGCACGTCGATCAGCAACGCGCCGGGCGTGCGCAAGGCGAATGCGGAGCTGCATTCCGTCGGTCTCGGCGCGATGAACCTCAACGGTTATCTGGCCAAGAACGGCATCCTGTACGAGAGCGAGGAAGCGAAAGATTTCGTCCGGGCGTTCTTCATGGCGATGAACTTCCACTCCATCGAAAAAAGCATGGAGATCGCCCGCGACCGCGGCGTGACGTTCAAAGGCTTCGAGCTTTCCGATTACGCGAACGGCTCTTATTTCGATAAATACTTGGAGAACGACTATCGCCCGCGCACGGAAAAAGTCCGCAAGCTGTTCGAGGGCATCGAGCTTCCCGGCCCGGCGGAATGGGCCGCGCTGAAGGAGCAGGTACAGAAGCACGGACTGTATCACGCGTACCGGCTGGCGATCGCTCCGACGCAGAGCATTTCGTATATTCAAAACGCGACGTCGAGCGTCATGCCGATCGTGGAAAAAATCGAGACCCGCACCTACGCGAACTCGACGACGTATTACCCGATGCCGTTCTTGTCGAAGGAAAATTTCTTCTACTACAAGTCGGCGTACCAGATCGACCAGTTCAAGGTGATCGACCTGATCGCCGAGATCCAGGAGCATGTCGACCAGGGCATCTCGACGGTGCTGCACGTCAACAGCGACATCACGACGCGCCAGTTGGCTCGCTACTACCTGTATGCGGCCCGCAAAGGACTGAAGTCGCTGTACTATACCCGCACGAACCGGCTGTCTGTCGAGGAGTGCATCAGTTGCGCTGTGTAA